From a region of the Rathayibacter sp. VKM Ac-2804 genome:
- a CDS encoding cell wall-binding repeat-containing protein translates to MGNHRRPSRLLTAALALAVGLGTALVPVAAASAADETLPSATVLVDPGAGEAQVTAADGSVLPDVKVQYEASSTKSFRAGYIFSDANFFDSDARSAQQMQALLDDKGRNCSGTPNGVPCLKAFSQVTPSKAADPMCKAYRGGVLESAASIFAGVGEACGISPLVLAVLVQKETSLVSTTSPTERLYNRATGFNCPDSTGCDNGSAGFFTQVYGAARQFKKYANPPGSGSNFTAYAAGTTPNILFNPDTSCGSSPVAIRNQATANLYYYTPYQPNSYALTNTGNQACATYGNINFWYIFSDWNGSLANAGVAPAGRVDAPRISGGTLTASGWAVDPTTQRAQLATTVTITAPDGSKTVRTQTATASRGDIPGEYPAAGGNHGFSATAPASAAGTYTVCASAASVDWNLWTGSGDAKAPGTKDLGCTSVSNGTTVPVERIAGTDRQDTAVRVSKATFTANVPVVYVATGSAFPDALSAAPAAAKQGGPLLLVDRDSMSQPVRTELTRLKPAKIVVVGSTLSVSDAVLQDLKQYVRGGATPTRLGGVDRYDTAKKVVQYAFSDGSSRAWLATGEKFPDALGASAAAGSVDAPVLLVNGTLATADATTKSLVSQLGVRSLTIAGNALSVSDGIERSLAVASKTRIAGSDRYDTSEKLNKAAFQRANTVYLATGENFPDALAGATAAGYTSSPLFAVPRDCVPQAVLNDITAFGAKKVVLLGGPNTLSDAVARLTPCG, encoded by the coding sequence ATGGGGAATCACCGCCGTCCTTCGCGCCTGCTCACCGCCGCGCTCGCCCTCGCCGTCGGTCTCGGCACCGCTCTCGTCCCGGTCGCCGCGGCGTCCGCCGCCGACGAGACGCTGCCGTCCGCGACCGTCCTCGTCGATCCGGGAGCGGGGGAGGCTCAGGTCACCGCTGCCGACGGCTCCGTCCTCCCCGACGTCAAGGTCCAGTACGAGGCGAGCAGCACCAAGAGCTTCCGCGCCGGCTACATCTTCAGCGACGCGAACTTCTTCGACAGCGACGCCCGCTCGGCGCAGCAGATGCAGGCGCTCCTGGACGACAAGGGCCGCAACTGCTCCGGCACCCCCAACGGCGTGCCCTGCCTGAAGGCCTTCAGCCAGGTCACGCCGTCGAAGGCGGCCGACCCGATGTGCAAGGCGTACCGCGGCGGTGTCCTCGAGTCCGCGGCGTCGATCTTCGCCGGCGTCGGCGAGGCCTGCGGCATCAGCCCGCTCGTCCTCGCGGTCCTCGTGCAGAAGGAGACGAGCCTCGTCTCGACGACGAGCCCCACCGAGCGCCTCTACAACCGCGCGACCGGCTTCAACTGCCCCGACAGCACCGGCTGCGACAACGGCTCCGCCGGCTTCTTCACCCAGGTCTACGGCGCGGCCCGCCAGTTCAAGAAGTACGCGAACCCGCCCGGATCCGGCTCGAACTTCACCGCCTACGCCGCGGGAACCACGCCGAACATCCTCTTCAACCCGGACACGTCCTGCGGCTCGTCGCCGGTCGCCATCCGCAACCAGGCCACCGCGAACCTCTACTACTACACGCCGTACCAGCCCAACAGCTACGCGCTGACGAACACGGGCAACCAGGCCTGCGCGACCTACGGCAACATCAACTTCTGGTACATCTTCAGCGACTGGAACGGCTCGCTCGCCAACGCCGGCGTCGCCCCGGCCGGCCGCGTCGACGCCCCGAGGATCTCGGGCGGCACGCTGACCGCCTCCGGCTGGGCCGTCGACCCGACGACGCAGCGCGCGCAGCTCGCCACCACCGTCACCATCACCGCGCCGGACGGCTCCAAGACCGTCCGCACCCAGACCGCGACCGCCTCCCGCGGCGACATCCCGGGCGAGTACCCGGCCGCCGGCGGCAACCACGGCTTCTCCGCGACCGCCCCCGCCTCGGCCGCCGGCACCTACACGGTCTGCGCCAGCGCCGCCTCGGTGGACTGGAACCTCTGGACCGGCTCGGGCGACGCGAAGGCGCCCGGCACCAAGGATCTCGGCTGCACGAGCGTGTCCAACGGCACCACCGTTCCCGTCGAGCGCATCGCCGGCACCGACCGCCAGGACACGGCCGTCCGCGTCTCGAAGGCGACCTTCACGGCGAACGTCCCCGTCGTCTACGTCGCCACCGGCTCCGCCTTCCCCGACGCGCTGAGCGCCGCGCCCGCCGCGGCCAAGCAGGGCGGCCCGCTCCTGCTCGTCGACCGCGACTCGATGTCGCAGCCGGTCCGCACCGAGCTGACCCGCCTCAAGCCCGCGAAGATCGTCGTGGTCGGCTCCACGCTGAGCGTCAGCGACGCCGTGCTGCAGGATCTCAAGCAGTACGTGCGCGGCGGAGCGACCCCCACCCGCCTCGGCGGCGTCGACCGCTACGACACCGCGAAGAAGGTCGTCCAGTACGCCTTCTCCGACGGGTCGAGCCGGGCCTGGCTGGCCACGGGCGAGAAGTTCCCGGACGCCCTGGGCGCCAGCGCGGCGGCCGGCTCGGTGGACGCTCCCGTGCTCCTGGTCAACGGGACCCTCGCGACCGCCGACGCCACGACGAAGAGCCTCGTCTCGCAGCTCGGCGTCCGCTCGCTCACGATCGCGGGCAACGCGCTCTCGGTGAGCGACGGCATCGAGCGCTCGCTCGCCGTCGCCTCGAAGACCCGCATCGCCGGCTCGGACCGCTACGACACCTCGGAGAAGCTGAACAAGGCGGCCTTCCAGCGGGCCAACACGGTCTACCTCGCGACCGGTGAGAACTTCCCGGACGCGCTCGCGGGAGCGACCGCCGCCGGCTACACCTCGAGCCCGCTCTTCGCGGTCCCGCGGGACTGCGTGCCGCAGGCGGTGCTGAACGACATCACCGCGTTCGGTGCGAAGAAGGTCGTCCTGCTCGGCGGCCCGAACACGCTGTCGGACGCGGTCGCGCGACTCACGCCCTGCGGCTGA
- a CDS encoding hemagglutinin yields the protein MSPADPSPAAAAAPSVVRRRRGGAAALGALGVVLLLTGATDLGAAAAPATEVPSIRMWTDLAGGVDGSGFDPGDIVSDELFFDGDALGPLTIQAFLNARVPSCAGTDVPCLRDYAEDTGDVAADEQCAAYTGDEDSSAAEIIAFVAGACDVSPAVLLTLLQKEQSLVTDSAPSERQFRSATGYGCPDTADCDTDYFGFFGQVYGAAWQFQRYRNPESSFDWYPVGETSAIQYSPDAACGTAPVRIENAATAGLYYYTPYQPNAAAMSDLYGSGDACSAYGNRNFWRIFSNWFGDPRAGE from the coding sequence ATGAGCCCGGCCGATCCCTCCCCGGCTGCCGCCGCCGCCCCGTCCGTCGTGCGACGTCGACGGGGAGGGGCGGCGGCCCTCGGAGCCCTCGGGGTCGTGCTGCTGCTCACCGGCGCGACGGACCTCGGGGCAGCGGCCGCCCCCGCGACCGAGGTGCCGAGCATCCGGATGTGGACCGACCTGGCCGGCGGCGTGGACGGGTCGGGCTTCGATCCCGGCGACATCGTCTCGGACGAGCTCTTCTTCGACGGCGACGCCCTCGGCCCGCTGACGATCCAGGCGTTCCTCAATGCGCGGGTGCCCTCCTGCGCGGGGACCGACGTGCCGTGCCTGCGCGACTACGCCGAGGACACCGGCGACGTGGCCGCCGACGAGCAGTGCGCCGCCTACACCGGCGATGAGGACAGCTCCGCCGCGGAGATCATCGCCTTCGTCGCGGGCGCCTGCGATGTCAGCCCCGCCGTGCTGCTGACGCTGCTGCAGAAGGAGCAGTCGCTCGTCACCGACAGCGCGCCGAGCGAGCGCCAGTTCCGCAGCGCCACCGGCTACGGCTGCCCGGACACGGCCGACTGCGACACCGACTACTTCGGCTTCTTCGGCCAGGTCTACGGCGCGGCCTGGCAGTTCCAGCGCTACCGGAACCCGGAGAGCAGCTTCGACTGGTACCCGGTGGGCGAGACCAGTGCGATCCAGTACTCGCCCGACGCCGCCTGCGGGACGGCTCCGGTGCGGATCGAGAACGCGGCGACGGCGGGGCTCTACTACTACACGCCCTACCAGCCGAACGCGGCGGCGATGAGCGACCTCTACGGCTCGGGCGACGCGTGCTCGGCC